A window of the Mesorhizobium opportunistum WSM2075 genome harbors these coding sequences:
- a CDS encoding DeoR/GlpR family DNA-binding transcription regulator: MYLSPRHAEIVQMAKDNGRVLVDDLATHFNVTPQTIRKDLNDLCDQRLLSRIHGGALFPSGIENMEYEARRKIAAEEKEAIGRAAAKLIPDNASLFINIGTTTESVSKALLDHNGLMVITNNINVANRMRIYPSIEVVIAGGVVRGSDGGVVGEAAVDFIRQFKVDYAVIGASAIDHDGALLDFDFREVKVAQAIIANARHVILVSDQTKFERTAPVRIGHLSQVNTFITDRCDIPSVRKICQEAEVQLIETSLG, from the coding sequence ATGTATCTATCGCCGCGCCATGCCGAAATCGTCCAGATGGCCAAGGATAATGGGCGCGTGCTGGTCGACGACCTGGCAACGCATTTCAATGTGACGCCGCAAACCATCCGCAAGGACCTCAACGACCTCTGCGACCAGCGGCTGCTTTCGCGCATCCATGGCGGCGCGTTGTTTCCCTCGGGCATAGAGAACATGGAGTATGAGGCGCGGCGCAAGATTGCCGCCGAAGAGAAGGAGGCGATCGGACGCGCGGCGGCCAAGCTGATCCCCGACAACGCTTCGCTGTTCATCAACATAGGCACCACGACGGAGTCGGTCAGCAAGGCTTTGCTCGACCACAACGGCCTGATGGTGATCACCAATAACATCAATGTTGCCAATAGGATGCGCATATATCCTTCGATCGAGGTGGTGATTGCCGGCGGGGTGGTGCGCGGCTCCGATGGCGGTGTCGTGGGTGAAGCGGCGGTCGATTTCATCAGGCAATTCAAGGTCGACTATGCCGTGATCGGCGCCTCGGCGATCGACCATGACGGCGCCTTGCTCGATTTCGATTTTCGCGAGGTGAAGGTGGCGCAAGCGATTATCGCCAACGCAAGACATGTCATCCTGGTTTCCGACCAGACCAAATTCGAACGCACCGCGCCTGTGCGCATCGGCCATCTGTCGCAGGTCAACACCTTCATCACCGATCGCTGCGACATTCCTTCGGTGCGCAAGATCTGCCAGGAGGCAGAGGTTCAACTGATCGAGACATCGCTCGGCTAA
- a CDS encoding alpha-E domain-containing protein produces MLLGRTANGLYWMNRYIERAENMARLVDAGLRMALTRTQSASEEWNSVLLSAGSDVTFTQKYQDYTAANVSDFLLRDTSNPSSTMSSIETARNNARMVRTALTRETWESINEAWMALKRMLARPIDERDLPTVLDAIKRETALIRGSFYGTMLRNEIFDFSQLGTYVERADNTARILDVKYYVLLPSISWVGSTLDNYQWESILRSVSAHRSYRWVYDADYKPTNIADYLILNVRMPRSLTFCYRFLSEHLKFLGDDYGERHACHATADKTQAMLRAGSIKDIFDTGLHEFLAGFIRDNTRLGDEIAQDYRFY; encoded by the coding sequence ATGCTTCTCGGCCGCACCGCCAACGGGCTCTACTGGATGAACCGCTATATCGAGCGGGCTGAAAACATGGCGCGGCTGGTCGATGCCGGGTTGCGCATGGCGCTGACCCGCACGCAAAGCGCGTCGGAAGAGTGGAATTCGGTGCTGCTCAGCGCCGGCTCGGATGTCACCTTCACGCAGAAATACCAAGACTATACGGCCGCCAACGTCTCCGATTTCCTGCTTCGCGATACGTCGAACCCTTCGAGCACGATGTCGTCGATCGAGACGGCCCGCAACAATGCGCGCATGGTGCGCACCGCGCTGACGCGCGAGACGTGGGAAAGCATCAACGAAGCCTGGATGGCGCTGAAGCGGATGCTGGCAAGGCCGATCGACGAGCGCGACCTGCCGACCGTCCTCGACGCGATCAAGCGCGAAACGGCGCTGATCCGCGGCTCGTTCTACGGCACCATGCTGCGCAACGAGATTTTCGATTTTTCGCAGCTCGGCACCTATGTCGAGCGCGCCGACAACACGGCGCGCATCCTCGACGTGAAATATTACGTGCTGTTGCCGTCGATTTCCTGGGTCGGCTCGACACTCGACAACTACCAGTGGGAATCGATCCTGCGCTCGGTGTCGGCGCATCGCTCCTACCGCTGGGTCTACGACGCCGACTACAAGCCGACCAACATCGCCGATTACCTGATCCTCAATGTGCGCATGCCGCGTTCGCTGACCTTCTGCTATCGCTTCCTGTCGGAGCATCTGAAATTTCTTGGCGACGACTATGGCGAGCGGCATGCCTGCCACGCCACGGCGGACAAAACACAGGCGATGCTGAGGGCCGGATCGATCAAGGATATATTCGACACCGGCCTGCACGAGTTCCTGGCGGGGTTCATTCGCGACAACACCAGGCTCGGCGACGAGATCGCGCAGGATTACCGGTTTTATTGA
- a CDS encoding peptidase, translating to MTYCVGLKIDRGLVFMSDTRTNAGMDSISTFKKMHVWEEPGERVIVLMSAGNLATTQAVVSLLDERTKAVADRHATLLETPSMYQTVRLVGDTVKEVIAHSSPAGEKADSYFNASFILGGQIKGSPPRLFMIYPEGNFIESTDDTPFFQIGETKYGKPIIIRAYERTMSLAETVKLLLVSFDSTLKSNLSVGLPLDLLFLENDAFKVGLRKRIGQDDQYYRTISDGWSNALKTAFASLPDFPG from the coding sequence ATGACATATTGCGTCGGCCTGAAGATCGATCGCGGGCTCGTGTTCATGTCGGACACGCGCACCAATGCGGGTATGGATTCGATCTCGACCTTCAAGAAGATGCATGTCTGGGAAGAGCCCGGCGAGCGCGTCATCGTCTTGATGTCGGCCGGCAATCTGGCGACGACACAGGCCGTGGTCAGCCTGCTCGACGAGCGCACCAAGGCCGTGGCTGACCGCCATGCAACGCTGCTCGAAACGCCGTCCATGTATCAGACGGTGCGGCTGGTCGGGGACACCGTCAAGGAAGTGATCGCGCACTCTTCGCCCGCGGGCGAGAAGGCCGATTCCTATTTCAACGCCTCCTTCATCCTGGGTGGCCAGATCAAGGGCAGCCCGCCGCGCCTGTTCATGATCTATCCAGAAGGCAATTTCATCGAGTCCACCGACGACACGCCGTTCTTCCAGATCGGCGAGACCAAATACGGCAAGCCGATCATCATCCGTGCCTATGAGCGGACGATGAGCCTCGCCGAGACGGTGAAGCTGCTGCTGGTTTCCTTCGATTCGACGCTGAAGTCGAACCTGTCGGTCGGCCTGCCGCTCGATCTGCTTTTCCTGGAGAATGATGCCTTCAAGGTTGGCCTGAGGAAGCGGATCGGCCAGGACGACCAGTATTATCGCACGATCTCCGATGGCTGGTCGAATGCGTTGAAGACGGCCTTTGCCAGCCTGCCGGATTTTCCTGGCTAG
- a CDS encoding pyridoxal phosphate-dependent decarboxylase family protein, with product MNNNDFRRWSQRAADWGADYRDTLRERPVRPLVEPGDIFRSIEASPPEDAEPMDRIFADFEEKIVPGMTHWQHPRFFAYFPANAAPVSVVAEYLVSAMAAQCMLWQTSPAATELETRTVDWMRQALGLPQGFSGAIQDSASSATLNAVLTMRERALDWQGNKKGLAGQERLRIYSSDQVHTSIDRAIWVSGIGEDNLVRIPVAGRFRAMDTSALEAAIIADRQAGMLPAGIIACVGGTSTGGTDDIAAVAEVARRHGLYLHVDAAWAGSAMICPEYRHFWTGVEGADSIVFNPHKWLGAQFDCSIQFLRDPESHVRTLAIKPDYLKTHGHDGIINYSEWSVPLGRRFRALKLWFLLRAHGLENLRTMIRNHVAWSEGLAARLAKEADFEIVSQPMLSLFSFRHEAAPDANSDEHNLRLVNAINDDGRIYLTQTRVDGRVAIRFQVGQFEATAGDVDAAFAVITEVARAMS from the coding sequence ATGAACAACAATGATTTCCGGCGATGGTCGCAACGCGCCGCCGACTGGGGCGCCGACTATCGCGACACATTGCGCGAGCGGCCGGTGCGGCCGCTGGTCGAGCCGGGCGACATCTTCAGGAGCATAGAAGCCTCGCCGCCCGAAGACGCCGAACCGATGGACAGGATCTTCGCCGATTTCGAGGAGAAGATCGTGCCGGGGATGACGCATTGGCAGCATCCGCGTTTCTTCGCCTATTTCCCGGCCAACGCCGCGCCGGTCTCGGTGGTGGCGGAGTACCTGGTGTCGGCGATGGCCGCGCAATGCATGCTCTGGCAGACCTCGCCGGCTGCGACCGAACTCGAGACGCGCACCGTCGACTGGATGCGCCAGGCGCTCGGCCTGCCGCAGGGCTTTTCCGGCGCGATCCAGGATTCGGCCTCGTCGGCGACACTGAACGCGGTGCTGACCATGCGCGAGCGGGCGCTGGACTGGCAAGGCAACAAAAAGGGGCTGGCCGGGCAGGAGCGGTTGCGCATCTATTCCTCCGACCAGGTGCACACCTCCATCGACCGGGCGATCTGGGTGTCGGGTATCGGCGAGGACAATCTGGTGCGCATTCCGGTCGCCGGCCGTTTTCGTGCCATGGATACTTCGGCTCTCGAAGCGGCGATCATCGCCGACCGGCAAGCCGGCATGCTGCCGGCGGGGATCATCGCTTGCGTTGGCGGCACCAGCACCGGCGGTACCGATGACATTGCCGCGGTCGCCGAGGTGGCGCGGCGGCATGGGCTTTATCTTCATGTCGACGCGGCATGGGCGGGGTCGGCGATGATCTGTCCTGAGTACCGGCATTTCTGGACCGGCGTCGAAGGCGCCGATTCGATCGTCTTCAATCCGCACAAATGGCTGGGCGCGCAATTCGACTGCTCCATCCAGTTCCTGCGCGATCCCGAAAGCCATGTCAGGACGCTGGCCATTAAGCCGGACTATCTGAAGACCCATGGTCACGACGGCATCATCAACTACTCCGAATGGTCGGTGCCGCTCGGGCGGCGCTTCCGCGCGCTGAAATTGTGGTTCCTGCTGCGCGCTCACGGGCTGGAAAACCTGCGCACGATGATCCGCAACCATGTCGCCTGGAGCGAAGGCCTCGCCGCGCGGCTGGCCAAAGAGGCAGATTTCGAGATCGTCAGCCAGCCGATGCTCTCGCTGTTCTCGTTCCGGCACGAGGCGGCCCCGGACGCCAATTCCGACGAACACAATCTGCGGCTGGTCAATGCGATCAACGACGACGGCCGCATCTACCTGACACAGACGAGGGTCGATGGACGGGTGGCGATCCGCTTCCAGGTTGGTCAGTTCGAGGCGACGGCTGGCGACGTCGATGCCGCTTTCGCGGTCATCACCGAAGTCGCGCGCGCCATGTCCTAA
- a CDS encoding transglutaminase family protein: MRLKITHRTEYRYDAPVQYLLQRLRLLPVSGPTQTVLSWALKVEGAREEVRFTDHYGNDNRLLSVEGDRDFITVEASGEAVTRDTAGVCGPHQGFAPLWLFAQETTLTTIGDGIRELAETVGKGTDIERLHRLMAIICERVAYTPGTTNATTSAEEALALKTGVCQDHGHIFAAAARAMGFPARYVSGYLMMDAAVEQAASHAWAEAHVPGLGWVAFDPANGISPDERYVKVATGRDYRDASPVSGIRLGQAEELLAVTVTVEQ; encoded by the coding sequence ATGCGGCTCAAGATCACCCACCGGACGGAATACCGCTACGATGCGCCGGTGCAATATCTGCTCCAGAGGCTGCGGCTGCTTCCGGTGAGCGGGCCGACACAGACGGTGCTGTCCTGGGCGCTGAAGGTCGAAGGTGCGCGCGAGGAAGTGCGATTTACCGACCACTATGGCAATGACAACCGGCTGCTGAGCGTCGAGGGTGACCGCGACTTCATCACGGTCGAGGCATCGGGCGAGGCGGTGACACGCGACACAGCGGGCGTCTGCGGACCACACCAGGGCTTTGCGCCGCTTTGGCTGTTCGCGCAGGAGACGACCTTGACTACGATCGGCGACGGTATCCGCGAGCTTGCCGAGACGGTCGGCAAGGGGACCGACATCGAAAGGCTGCATCGGCTGATGGCCATCATCTGCGAACGCGTCGCCTATACGCCGGGCACTACCAACGCGACGACGTCGGCGGAAGAAGCCCTGGCGCTTAAGACCGGGGTCTGCCAGGACCATGGCCACATCTTCGCCGCCGCCGCGCGTGCGATGGGATTTCCGGCCCGCTATGTCAGCGGCTATCTGATGATGGACGCCGCTGTCGAGCAGGCGGCAAGCCACGCCTGGGCCGAAGCCCATGTCCCGGGCCTCGGCTGGGTTGCCTTCGACCCCGCCAACGGTATCTCTCCCGACGAACGCTATGTGAAGGTGGCCACCGGTCGCGACTACCGCGACGCCTCACCGGTGTCGGGAATTCGGCTGGGGCAGGCGGAAGAACTGCTTGCGGTCACCGTCACGGTAGAGCAGTAA